In Pan troglodytes isolate AG18354 chromosome 21, NHGRI_mPanTro3-v2.0_pri, whole genome shotgun sequence, one genomic interval encodes:
- the LOC469901 gene encoding cystatin-13-like has protein sequence MVRLCQALLLLVATAALASRRVQAWGSTKVVRTFQDIPQNYIYVQQALWFAMKEYNKASRDKFSFRVLKVLKSQEQVTDSLEYYIEVKIARTICKKISEDENCAFQENPKMQKVVFCTFIVASKPWKFELTMLKKQCKDM, from the exons ATGGTCCGGCTCTGCCAGGCCCTGCTGCTGTTAGTGGCCACTGCGGCCCTTGCATCCAGAAGAGTCCAAGCCTGGGGCTCAACGAAGGTGGTGAGGACATTCCAAGATATCCCTCAAAACTACATCTATGTGCAGCAGGCACTCTGGTTCGCCATGAAGGAGTATAACAAGGCCAGCAGAGACAAGTTCAGCTTTAGGGTGCTGAAGGTTCTGAAGAGCCAGGAGCAG GTAACAGATAGTTTGGAGTACTATATTGAGGTCAAAATTGCCCGAACAATTTGCAAGAAAATTTCAGAAGATGAAAACTGTGCATTTCAAGAGAATCCCAAAATGCAAAAG gtggttttttgtacttttattgttGCATCTAAACCATGGAAATTTGAACTCACCATGCTGAAGAAACAATGCAAAGATATGTAG